In Symphalangus syndactylus isolate Jambi chromosome 6, NHGRI_mSymSyn1-v2.1_pri, whole genome shotgun sequence, a genomic segment contains:
- the KCNJ11 gene encoding ATP-sensitive inward rectifier potassium channel 11, whose translation MLSRKGIIPEEYVLTRLAEDPAEPRYRARQRRARFVSKKGNCNVAHKNIREQGRFLQDVFTTLVDLKWPHTLLIFTMSFLCSWLLFAMAWWLIAFAHGDLAPSEGTAEPCVTSIHSFSSAFLFSIEVQVTIGFGGRMVTEECPLAILILIVQNIVGLMINAIMLGCIFMKTAQAHRRAETLIFSKHAVIALRHGRLCFMLRVGDLRKSMIISATIHMQVVRKTTSPEGEVVPLHQVDIPMENGVGGNSIFLVAPLIIYHVIDANSPLYDLAPSDLHHHQDLEIIVILEGVVETTGITTQARTSYLADEILWGQRFVPIVAEEDGRYSVDYSKFGNTIKVPTPLCTARQLDEDRSLLEALTLASARGPLRKRSVPMARAKPKFSISPDSLS comes from the coding sequence ATGCTGTCCCGCAAGGGCATCATCCCCGAGGAGTACGTACTGACACGCCTGGCAGAGGACCCTGCCGAGCCCAGGTACCGTGCCCGCCAGCGGAGGGCCCGCTTTGTGTCCAAGAAAGGCAACTGCAACGTGGCCCACAAGAACATTCGGGAGCAGGGCCGCTTCCTGCAGGATGTGTTCACCACGCTGGTGGACCTCAAGTGGCCACACACATTGCTCATCTTCACCATGTCCTTCCTGTGCAGCTGGCTGCTCTTCGCCATGGCCTGGTGGCTCATCGCCTTCGCCCATGGCGACCTGGCCCCCAGCGAGGGCACTGCTGAGCCCTGCGTCACCAGCATCCACTCCTTTTCGTCTGCCTTCCTTTTCTCCATTGAGGTCCAAGTGACTATTGGGTTTGGGGGGCGCATGGTGACTGAGGAGTGCCCGCTGGCCATCCTGATCCTCATTGTGCAGAACATCGTGGGGCTCATGATCAACGCCATCATGCTTGGCTGCATCTTCATGAAGACTGCCCAGGCCCACCGCAGGGCCGAGACCCTCATCTTCAGCAAGCATGCGGTGATCGCCCTGCGCCACGGCCGCCTCTGCTTCATGCTGCGTGTGGGTGACCTCCGCAAGAGCATGATCATCAGCGCCACCATCCACATGCAGGTGGTACGCAAGACCACCAGCCCCGAGGGCGAGGTGGTGCCCCTCCACCAGGTGGACATCCCCATGGAGAACGGCGTGGGTGGCAACAGCATCTTCCTGGTGGCCCCACTGATCATCTACCATGTCATCGATGCCAACAGCCCACTCTACGACCTGGCACCCAGCGACCTGCACCACCACCAGGACCTCGAGATCATCGTCATCCTGGAAGGTGTGGTGGAAACCACGGGCATCACCACCCAGGCCCGCACCTCCTACCTGGCTGATGAGATCCTGTGGGGCCAGCGCTTTGTGCCCATTGTAGCTGAGGAGGACGGACGATACTCTGTGGACTACTCCAAGTTTGGCAACACCATCAAAGTGCCCACACCACTCTGCACGGCCCGCCAGCTTGATGAGGACCGCAGCCTACTGGAAGCTCTGACCCTTGCCTCAGCCCGCGGGCCCCTGCGCAAGCGCAGCGTGCCCATGGCCAGGGCCAAGCCCAAGTTCAGCATCTCTCCAGATTCCCTGTCCTGA